The window AATTTCTAAAAACTCTTCCCCTTCTTTGAAAAATCCAGTTTCTCCAAAATCCGTATGAAAAATTAATTTCAGCTCCTGCACTTAAGGTAAAATACCCATCATATCGGGCTCCCGGCTCATTTAGCCTTGGGTCACCACTGCCTCTTCTTGCACTTCCTTGAGTATTCCTGATCAACTCTATATTTGGTTCTCCATTTGGAAGTAAAAATCGTTCTTGCCTAACTGAAAGCCGAAGCCTATCAGGGTTTTCTCCGGAAATATAATCTTCGATCAACTCTTCATAAAAACCGGAAATATCAAAAGCACTGACATCATCCAAATAATCTGAAAATGTAAACCTATAATTACCTTCAATGAATAAATCCAAATATAAATTTGCCTTGAATTTTAAACCAATCCCCATAGGCATGATCACAACCACGTTATTATAAAGTTCATTTTCAGTTCGCAATGGTCGCAATGCCACCCAATTATCTTTATAATTAGTGTATGGATCAATGGTAGAGGCTCCCAAGCCTAAAAAGACATAGGGATTAAAAAAGTCTCTATTGATATTGTATTTTTTCACTGGTTTTAAGTAGTACTCTATCAAGATTGCTGTCTCCCAATTTTTACTGCGGAAATTTAAGTTCCTAGGTACTCTACCACTTTTAGGATCAGCATGATCATCTTGACCGGAAATTTGGTAATACCCTAGATCTCCTCTGACTTTCAGATTGGTACCGAAGGTATACCTTGCACTAAACCCTGCGTAATAATCCGGTTGTACACCTTCCTTGTATTGCCATAATGCATAAAGGTCTCCAAAGTACTG of the Cyclobacterium marinum DSM 745 genome contains:
- a CDS encoding DUF6089 family protein; this encodes MSKKIFFITFFLTCILLQTFGQGFNKYRREELWSFSLQGGPSQYFGDLYALWQYKEGVQPDYYAGFSARYTFGTNLKVRGDLGYYQISGQDDHADPKSGRVPRNLNFRSKNWETAILIEYYLKPVKKYNINRDFFNPYVFLGLGASTIDPYTNYKDNWVALRPLRTENELYNNVVVIMPMGIGLKFKANLYLDLFIEGNYRFTFSDYLDDVSAFDISGFYEELIEDYISGENPDRLRLSVRQERFLLPNGEPNIELIRNTQGSARRGSGDPRLNEPGARYDGYFTLSAGAEINFSYGFWRNWIFQRRGRVFRNW